From a single Lolium rigidum isolate FL_2022 chromosome 7, APGP_CSIRO_Lrig_0.1, whole genome shotgun sequence genomic region:
- the LOC124676362 gene encoding nucleolar and coiled-body phosphoprotein 1-like has translation MATSKKEPLYPSRDRAKKMAPNLRPSSSESSSGYGARRAKSVPSSPDRKFGPSAAAAAAAAATAPSAAPDTSRPLLSHTGRSISSRTMSTSGSSIHGRRPSSGPASKPTLARAKSEKVTANSQRPPSLAVPLSNSFKDMAKTVSKSHSTLLKNKLSPRPCADKGVASPKPSIKRVPSAGPARGGKPLPVSSARAPGAAAKKREAANDGSSRPKGTTPQRAVEPSVTRQEKDDEPSMQFEESESLTTPSIEDQLHEELPDPVDLKFIDIAASGSPPRDPYFQQQGNNVEEVKQQLDKEDGELHNGGHGADASGQSKPDTAKVADELDRAETEEARTKAAALANRAEVAQSWRKDDPKSNDVIEETKAKLLEERKSRVKALVGAFETVMSFKE, from the coding sequence ATGGCGACATCCAAGAAGGAGCCTCTTTACCCCAGCAGGGACAGGGCCAAAAAGATGGCCCCCAATCTCAGGCCCTCCAGCAGCGAGTCCTCCTCCGGCTACGGCGCACGGCGGGCCAAGTCAGTGCCAAGTTCCCCGGATCGCAAATTCGGTCCTTCAGCTGCTGCagcagctgctgccgccgccactgCTCCATCTGCCGCTCCAGACACAAGCCGTCCCTTATTGTCGCACACTGGCCGTTCCATCTCGTCACGGACAATGTCCACCTCAGGCTCATCCATTCATGGCCGCAGGCCATCCTCTGGTCCAGCCTCAAAGCCTACTCTGGCTAGAGCAAAATCCGAGAAGGTCACAGCCAACTCACAGCGGCCTCCTTCGCTAGCTGTGCCGCTGAGCAATTCGTTCAAGGACATGGCCAAGACGGTCTCCAAGTCGCATTCTACCTTGCTGAAGAATAAGCTTTCACCAAGGCCTTGTGCTGACAAAGGGGTGGCGTCCCCAAAGCCGAGCATCAAGAGGGTGCCATCGGCAGGGCCTGCGAGAGGTGGGAAACCTCTGCCGGTATCCTCGGCACGGGCACCAGGTGCCGCCGCCAAGAAAAGAGAAGCAGCAAATGATGGTAGCTCAAGGCCGAAAGGTACTACTCCTCAGAGGGCAGTGGAGCCATCTGTAACCAGGCAGGAGAAGGATGACGAGCCGTCAATGCAGTTTGAGGAATCCGAGAGCCTAACAACTCCATCCATCGAAGATCAGTTGCATGAGGAGCTCCCTGACCCGGTCGACCTGAAATTCATCGACATAGCTGCTTCTGGTTCACCTCCACGTGACCCATACTTTCAGCAACAAGGCAACAATGTGGAGGAAGTGAAGCAGCAATTGGACAAAGAAGACGGTGAGCTTCATAATGGAGGCCACGGCGCTGATGCGAGTGGACAGAGCAAACCCGACACTGCAAAGGTTGCTGATGAATTGGACCGAGCGGAAACGGAAGAGGCTAGAACAAAGGCAGCGGCGCTGGCGAACAGGGCCGAAGTTGCTCAATCATGGAGGAAGGATGATCCCAAGAGCAACGACGTGATCGAGGAAACCAAAGCCAAGCtcctggaggagaggaagagcagGGTGAAGGCCTTGGTAGGGGCCTTCGAGACGGTCATGTCATTCAAGGAGTAG
- the LOC124678658 gene encoding uncharacterized protein LOC124678658, whose protein sequence is MPSSKPLSVPLAPSLQPLPSSAVRQKSRIDLCEIKSKIAKTIGPDRAKKYFQHLERFLSSKLSKNEFDKLCLVALGRENLPLHNHLIRSILLNACAASGPPAISAPKIAGDISSSEHILPPPVWSGDSLSKHVKDKHSLSRSVNASTQHSSLTSVETISRENGASNLIGLKRHTHIQQSEHVESLIKRSCVSKAPLDFHVSLHSNGPSAIDARETLGEETLRRAQVPLQAPIGIQFGAANLCQTRKPSALASVSSDDSSVSCYDHGELCDTLSLRKKMEKAAQDEGLEGVSIECADLLNNGVDVFLKQLIGSCVELVGARSQHGKLSHAALKQQLSRKLINGVSLQNHAHVQGGIIPPGTTNSVTIQDLKAVSELNPRLLGVNSSGLLEKINSHD, encoded by the coding sequence ATGCCGTCGTCTAAGCCATTGTCGGTGCCACTGGCACCAAGCCTGCAACCATTACCATCATCTGCAGTACGACAGAAGAGTCGTATTGACCTTTGTGAGATCAAGTCCAAGATTGCTAAGACGATTGGGCCAGACCGAGCAAAGAAGTACTTTCAACATCTGGAGAGGTTCTTATCATCAAAATTGAGCAAAAATGAGTTCGATAAGCTCTGTCTTGTGGCACTTGGTCGTGAGAACCTCCCGTTGCACAACCACCTCATTCGTTCTATTCTTCTCAATGCCTGTGCAGCAAGTGGGCCACCAGCTATTAGTGCGCCTAAGATAGCTGGGGATATCTCCAGTTCAGAACACATACTGCCCCCCCCTGTCTGGAGTGGTGACTCTTTGAGCAAGCATGTCAAAGACAAACACTCATTGAGCAGAAGTGTAAATGCATCAACACAACATTCATCTCTGACTTCTGTCGAGACTATTAGTAGGGAGAATGGCGCTTCAAATTTGATTGGTCTGAAGAGACATACACACATTCAGCAAAGTGAGCATGTGGAATCACTTATCAAGCGATCATGTGTGAGTAAGGCACCATTAGATTTCCATGTCTCTCTGCATAGCAATGGACCTTCTGCTATTGATGCTAGAGAAACTTTGGGAGAAGAAACTTTACGACGTGCCCAAGTTCCGTTGCAAGCTCCGATTGGGATTCAGTTTGGCGCTGCTAATTTGTGTCAGACCCGAAAACCTTCAGCCCTTGCTTCTGTTAgttcagatgatagctctgttagtTGTTATGACCATGGTGAACTATGTGATACTTTGTCACTGAGGAAGAAAATGGAAAAAGCGGCACAAGATGAAGGATTGGAAGGGGTCTCGATAGAGTGTGCTGATTTGTTGAATAATGGAGTTGATGTTTTTCTGAAGCAATTGATTGGATCTTGTGTTGAGCTTGTTGGAGCAAGATCTCAACATGGTAAACTAAGCCATGCGGCATTGAAGCAGCAGTTGTCCCGTAAGCTAATAAATGGTGTATCACTGCAAAATCATGCCCATGTGCAGGGTGGCATTATACCTCCAGGCACTACTAACTCGGTCACAATACAAGACTTGAAGGCAGTGTCAGAGCTAAACCCTCGTCTGCTTGGGGTTAATTCATCTGGGCTACTTGAAAAGATCAATTCACATGACTAA
- the LOC124678659 gene encoding extensin-like, which translates to MASTPPPVIGKAGNLTVFITPPAARSPVDTPRSRSPQSPGSEFSTPNTTPRSLASPASPPPKQASPPPATVKTVSPPPPAKTVSPPLPAAKLFQPPPVQVPPPQFEKAEAKPDGSALAFFWDAVLRVQEAHASLDGYISNWFGLDQSKYQWALNDYYESTGKEMDLGKAGKPSDKMQKV; encoded by the exons ATGGCATCCACACCGCCGCCCGTAATCGGCAAGGCGGGTAACCTCACTGTCTTCATCACGCCCCCGGCCGCGCGGTCCCCGGTGGATACCCCACGCTCTCGTTCGCCCCAATCGCCGGGATCTGAGTTCTCCACCCCCAATACTACTCCCCGCTCGCTGGCTTCGCCCGCGTCCCCGCCGCCGAAACAGGCGtccccgccgccggcgacggtgaAGACGGTCTCGCCGCCTCCACCAGCCAAGACGgtctcgccgccgctgccggccgcCAAGCTCTTCCAGCCCCCGCCGGTGCAGGTGCCGCCGCCACAGTTCGAGAAGGCAGAGGCTAAGCCGGATGGATCGGCGTTAGCGTTTTTCTGGGACGCGGTTTTGCGCGTGCAAGAAG CGCACGCAAGCTTGGACGGGTACATTTCGAACTGGTTCGGGCTGGATCAATCCAAGTACCAGTGGGCGCTCAACGACTATTACGAGAGCACCGGAAAG GAGATGGATTTGGGCAAAGCTGGCAAGCCTAGTGATAAGATGCAGAAAGTCTAG